In Juglans regia cultivar Chandler chromosome 13, Walnut 2.0, whole genome shotgun sequence, the following proteins share a genomic window:
- the LOC109001950 gene encoding uncharacterized protein LOC109001950 isoform X1, translating into MKTISLPSPYTWDGASRCTYASSFTTPYKVIIMGRSKKQPTPPSPRGSEPTPPRITSNVKQNLQFLRLWKEFQKRKSGQSKPATSYRRKKVQKEDLPEDPELYRDPTMTLYYTNQGIDSAVPVLLVDGYNVCGYWMKLKKYFMKGRLDISRQKLIDELITFSMLREVKVVVVFDAMMSGLPTHKENFAGIDIVYSGESCADAWIEKEVVALKGDGCPKVWVATSDHCQQQAAYGAGAFVWSSKALISEIKASQREVERMLQEQRSASFQGKLLKHNLDSEVVDALKDLKKKLSENESNTEK; encoded by the exons ATGAAAACAATCTCTCTTCCATCTCCGTATACTTGGGACGGTGCTTCGCGCTGTACCTACGCTTCTTCTTTTACGACTCCTTACAAAGTTATTATAATGGGCAGGAGCAAGAAGCAGCCTACACCTCCGTCTCCTAGG GGTTCGGAGCCAACTCCTCCCAGAATTACTTCAAATGTAAAGCAGAATCTACAGTTTTTAAGGTTATGGAAG GAGTTCCAAAAAAGGAAGTCTGGACAGTCTAAGCCTGCTACCAGTTATCGCAGAAAGAAGGTGCAGAAGGAGGATCTTCCAGAGGATCCCGAACTCTATCGCGATCCTACCATGACCCTCTACTA TACAAACCAGGGTATAGATAGTGCAGTCCCTGTCTTGCTTGTTGATGGCTATAATGTATGTGGCTACTGGATGAAGTTGAAGAAATACTTTATGAAGGGGAGACTTGATATTTCTCGCCAAAAGCTAATTGATGAACTTATAACATTCAGTATGCTAAGAG AGGTGAAAGTAGTAGTTGTATTTGACGCTATGATGTCTGGACTCCCCACACACAAGGAAAATTTTGCTGG TATCGATATAGTGTACTCAGGTGAATCATGTGCTGATGCGTGGATAGAGAAAGAG GTTGTAGCGTTGAAGGGGGATGGATGTCCCAAAGTCTGGGTTGCCACTTCTGATCATTGTCAGCAGCAAGCAGCATATGGAGCA GGTGCCTTTGTTTGGAGTAGTAAGGCGTTGATTTCTGAG ATTAAAGCATCACAGAGGGAGGTTGAGAGGATGCTTCAAGAACAAAG ATCTGCTTCTTTTCAAGGTAAATTGTTAAAGCACAATCTTGATTCAGAAGTTGTAGATGCTCTTAAAGATCTGAAAAAGAAGCTATCggaaaatgagtcaaatactgaAAAGTAG
- the LOC109001950 gene encoding uncharacterized protein LOC109001950 isoform X2 codes for MKTISLPSPYTWDGASRCTYASSFTTPYKVIIMGRSKKQPTPPSPRGSEPTPPRITSNVKQNLQFLRLWKEFQKRKSGQSKPATSYRRKKVQKEDLPEDPELYRDPTMTLYYTNQGIDSAVPVLLVDGYNVCGYWMKLKKYFMKGRLDISRQKLIDELITFSMLREVKVVVVFDAMMSGLPTHKENFAGIDIVYSGESCADAWIEKEVVALKGDGCPKVWVATSDHCQQQAAYGAGAFVWSSKALISEICFFSR; via the exons ATGAAAACAATCTCTCTTCCATCTCCGTATACTTGGGACGGTGCTTCGCGCTGTACCTACGCTTCTTCTTTTACGACTCCTTACAAAGTTATTATAATGGGCAGGAGCAAGAAGCAGCCTACACCTCCGTCTCCTAGG GGTTCGGAGCCAACTCCTCCCAGAATTACTTCAAATGTAAAGCAGAATCTACAGTTTTTAAGGTTATGGAAG GAGTTCCAAAAAAGGAAGTCTGGACAGTCTAAGCCTGCTACCAGTTATCGCAGAAAGAAGGTGCAGAAGGAGGATCTTCCAGAGGATCCCGAACTCTATCGCGATCCTACCATGACCCTCTACTA TACAAACCAGGGTATAGATAGTGCAGTCCCTGTCTTGCTTGTTGATGGCTATAATGTATGTGGCTACTGGATGAAGTTGAAGAAATACTTTATGAAGGGGAGACTTGATATTTCTCGCCAAAAGCTAATTGATGAACTTATAACATTCAGTATGCTAAGAG AGGTGAAAGTAGTAGTTGTATTTGACGCTATGATGTCTGGACTCCCCACACACAAGGAAAATTTTGCTGG TATCGATATAGTGTACTCAGGTGAATCATGTGCTGATGCGTGGATAGAGAAAGAG GTTGTAGCGTTGAAGGGGGATGGATGTCCCAAAGTCTGGGTTGCCACTTCTGATCATTGTCAGCAGCAAGCAGCATATGGAGCA GGTGCCTTTGTTTGGAGTAGTAAGGCGTTGATTTCTGAG ATCTGCTTCTTTTCAAGGTAA